TTAAAATAGATTAGTAATTAGTAAATTATTATATAAATATTATACGAGGAGTGATATATATGATTAAAAACTATGATTGCAAACTGGATCTTTTTGAGACTGAGGTAGCAATAAAAAAAGTTAAAGATTTCTTTGAAAGGGCTTTAGCTTATGAACTAAATCTTACAAGGGTTTCTGCCCCATTATATGTTAGAAAATCTTCTGGTTTAAATGACGATTTAAGTGGAGTTGAAAGACCAGTTAAATTTGATACTCATTGGGATAAAAATGAAGAATACCAAATTATACATTCTCTTGCTAAATGGAAAAGAATGGCTCTTAAAAGATATAAATTCCCTGTACATACTGGATTATACACTGATATGAACGCTATAAGAAGAGATGAAGATCTAGATAATATTCACTCTATGTATGTTGACCAATGGGACTGGGAACTTATTATAAATAAAGAGGATAGAACTACTGAAACTTTAAAATCAATTGTTAAAGATATATATAAAGCACTTAGAAAAACTGAAGAGTTTATAAACAGAGAATATCCTGTTTTCTCTACTAAACTTCCTGAAGATATATTCTTTATTACATCACAAGAATTAGAAGATGCTTATCCTGAACTTACTGCTAAAGAAAGAGAAAATGCTATTTGTAAAGAGCATAAAGCTGTTTTCATCTCTCAAATTGGAAAAATACTTAAGTCTGGTAAAAAACACGATGGAAGAGCTCCTGACTATGATGACTGGGAATTAAATGGTGATATTTTAGTTTGGAACCCTATCCTTGAACAAGGATTTGAACTTTCATCTATGGGAATTAGAGTAAGTGAAGAAAGTCTTCAACTTCAGTTAAAACTTGATGGAAAAGAGGAAAGAAGAAACTTACCTTTCCACCAATCACTACTTGCTAAAGAGTTACCATACACTGTTGGTGGAGGAATTGGTCAATCAAGAATTTGTATGTTTTTCTTAGAAAAAATTCATATTGGAGAAGTTCAAGCTTCTATCTGGCCTGAAGAAATGATAGAAGAATATGCTAAAATTGGAGCCCACTTCCTATAATATACAAAAAGAGGATATTGCAAAATCTGCAATATCCTCTTTAAATTTTTATTATAAGAAATTTTCATTAAAATATACCATTAAAGCTTCATACTCTTTCTTAGTATCAGCTACTGTATAAATATCTACTCTAAATCCACCCATGCTAGTTTTCATTTCTAAAGCTAATGTACTTTCATAATCATCACTATCTAAAATAAAGAATTTAGATACTTTTAATTTTCTATTTGGATTATGGAATACAACTTTTAATTTATTTACATATGGAGATCCTTTTAATAGACTTAACATATCATCTAATTCTTTTGGTCTATCTTTTATAGTTGAAGAAGGTATCTCTTTTTCACTAACTGGAACATTAGTTGTTCTTCTTGGTAAGTATTTACAATTTCTAACTGTTTTTAAGTAGAAGTCTCCCATTGCAGATAATTCTACATAAACTTTATCATTATCTTTTATCTCTTCTATAAAATAAGCTAACTCTAAATTTTCATTTAGATATTTATCAATTTTTTCTTTTTCTAATCTTTGATTATTAGAGATAGTGTTGAAAAACTCTTTATTTTCTAAATAGTAGTTATAGTCTATTTTTATAGGTAATGGTGGAATTTCAGTTACATCTTCAAACTCTCTAAACATAAAATATGATTTTATTCCAAGAATTTGTGCCATAAGACTTACCATAAATATTTCAGCAGTATATCCTCCAACTGTACATACAGCTATATTATATTTATTTCCAACTTGTTCTACTATATCTCCAACTTCTTCGACTAAATTTCTTAATCCTTTTGTTCTAAAATCATCTGGGTTTCTCTTATCCATTTTATAAACAGCTT
Above is a genomic segment from uncultured Fusobacterium sp. containing:
- the asnA gene encoding aspartate--ammonia ligase, with amino-acid sequence MIKNYDCKLDLFETEVAIKKVKDFFERALAYELNLTRVSAPLYVRKSSGLNDDLSGVERPVKFDTHWDKNEEYQIIHSLAKWKRMALKRYKFPVHTGLYTDMNAIRRDEDLDNIHSMYVDQWDWELIINKEDRTTETLKSIVKDIYKALRKTEEFINREYPVFSTKLPEDIFFITSQELEDAYPELTAKERENAICKEHKAVFISQIGKILKSGKKHDGRAPDYDDWELNGDILVWNPILEQGFELSSMGIRVSEESLQLQLKLDGKEERRNLPFHQSLLAKELPYTVGGGIGQSRICMFFLEKIHIGEVQASIWPEEMIEEYAKIGAHFL
- a CDS encoding antitoxin; amino-acid sequence: MDNLIITVGTSLIENYIAHNPEKTNITKEDILSYYEKESMVDLRDKRFGSEIISVENLREKDIFSGRHLFMITHDTVNGRLAGEVLEEFFLSKGIVRRVTRKAVYKMDKRNPDDFRTKGLRNLVEEVGDIVEQVGNKYNIAVCTVGGYTAEIFMVSLMAQILGIKSYFMFREFEDVTEIPPLPIKIDYNYYLENKEFFNTISNNQRLEKEKIDKYLNENLELAYFIEEIKDNDKVYVELSAMGDFYLKTVRNCKYLPRRTTNVPVSEKEIPSSTIKDRPKELDDMLSLLKGSPYVNKLKVVFHNPNRKLKVSKFFILDSDDYESTLALEMKTSMGGFRVDIYTVADTKKEYEALMVYFNENFL